One window of the Streptomyces sp. TS71-3 genome contains the following:
- a CDS encoding exo-beta-D-glucosaminidase: protein MPDSRSLLSRTARPPRGRRRVMAVAAVLVAALLPVGLGSGAASAEAKLPPPPVTTPQFHTTPTGAPGTASAIRSWQVQSSAVTGGTDGAALSRTGYDTSGWYVGPARSTVLAAMLADGLYPDVFHSKNLSRIDPAMFQVPWWYRSTFTVQGDGRTVLRADGIIPGADVWVNGRKVASRSTVQGGYTVNDIDITADVHPGENAVAFEVPPTDPDKDLTLGWVDWNQTPPDNNMGIWRDVEVLRTGGVSLSNAHVTPDLDLPSLDRADLTVAVDAHNAGSTAETVRVTGSVGGNGAAVPLSRSVELAAGQTRTVTFTPADTPGLTLRHPAVWWPVGEGAHPLYDLKLSAEQGGAVTDRAATSFGVRSVTSSVAPGGGRQFVVNGRKVQLRGGGWAPDMFLRDDQGRTADELGYVADLGLNTVRLEGKLENPEFYDMADRAGIMVLPGWECCDKWEAWAGTGGEPWTDEDRAVAARSAADEAVLLHNHPSVVAFLIGSDNAPPADIAKPYADALTGAGWSVPIVSAASDQSTEPTGDSGMKMNGPYAYVPPNYWYSTRDDQGGAIGFDSETSAGEAIPRLPTLQSMLTPEEQRQLWQEPKTPQYHAGKTGSQFSDLSIFDNALSHRYGAPTSVTDYVRKAQLANYEATRAQFEAFGSKAAADKPATGVIYWMLNNAWPSLHWHLFDYDLDQAGGYFGAKKANEPVHVQFAYDTSAVQVVNHTPDATGKLTARVRVRDMDGTVRQDQQAKVNPVPGGHTSDALTLKPPSGLTTAYFVELTLSDANGKEVSRNVYWNSTEPDVLDNAKTTWYYTPESSYADLTGLAKLGDADVRATAESGVGPGVRAALAKSPAPGGQATTRVTLRNDGKVPAVGLHAGMVGARHGAAVAPVSWSDDDITLFPGQQITLTATYRPADLHGDTPAVELSGFNVPTAKAVAARG from the coding sequence ATGCCCGATTCGCGTTCTCTCCTCAGTCGCACCGCACGCCCGCCGAGAGGCCGGCGCCGGGTCATGGCGGTCGCCGCCGTGCTGGTCGCGGCGCTCCTGCCGGTGGGGCTCGGCTCCGGCGCCGCGAGCGCCGAGGCGAAGCTGCCGCCGCCGCCCGTGACCACCCCGCAGTTCCACACGACCCCGACCGGCGCGCCGGGCACCGCGAGCGCCATCCGCTCCTGGCAGGTGCAGTCGAGCGCCGTCACCGGGGGCACGGACGGCGCGGCCCTCTCCCGCACCGGCTACGACACGTCCGGCTGGTACGTGGGGCCCGCGCGCTCCACCGTGCTGGCCGCGATGCTCGCCGACGGCCTCTACCCCGACGTCTTCCACTCGAAGAACCTGAGCCGGATCGACCCCGCGATGTTCCAGGTGCCGTGGTGGTACCGCAGCACGTTCACCGTGCAGGGCGACGGCCGCACCGTGCTGCGCGCGGACGGGATCATCCCGGGCGCCGACGTCTGGGTGAACGGCAGGAAGGTCGCCTCGCGCAGCACCGTCCAGGGCGGCTACACGGTCAACGACATCGATATCACCGCCGACGTCCACCCGGGCGAGAACGCGGTCGCCTTCGAGGTGCCGCCCACCGACCCCGACAAGGACCTCACCCTCGGCTGGGTCGACTGGAACCAGACGCCGCCCGACAACAACATGGGCATCTGGCGCGACGTGGAGGTCCTGCGCACCGGCGGGGTCAGCCTGTCCAACGCCCACGTCACGCCCGACCTCGACCTGCCCTCGCTCGACCGCGCCGACCTCACCGTCGCCGTGGACGCGCACAACGCGGGCAGCACGGCCGAAACCGTACGCGTCACGGGCAGCGTCGGCGGGAACGGCGCCGCCGTGCCCCTCAGCCGGAGCGTCGAGCTCGCGGCCGGCCAGACGAGGACGGTCACCTTCACGCCCGCCGACACCCCCGGGCTCACCCTGCGGCACCCCGCCGTGTGGTGGCCGGTCGGCGAGGGCGCCCACCCGCTGTACGACCTGAAGCTGAGCGCGGAGCAGGGCGGCGCCGTCACCGACCGGGCCGCGACCAGCTTCGGTGTCCGCAGCGTCACCAGCTCCGTGGCGCCGGGCGGCGGGCGGCAGTTCGTCGTCAACGGCCGCAAGGTGCAGCTGCGCGGCGGCGGCTGGGCGCCGGACATGTTCCTGAGGGACGACCAGGGCCGCACCGCGGACGAGCTGGGCTACGTCGCCGACCTCGGGCTGAACACCGTCCGCCTGGAAGGCAAGCTGGAGAACCCCGAGTTCTACGACATGGCCGACCGCGCCGGCATCATGGTGCTGCCCGGCTGGGAGTGCTGCGACAAGTGGGAGGCGTGGGCCGGCACCGGCGGCGAGCCGTGGACGGACGAGGACCGCGCGGTCGCCGCGCGCTCGGCCGCCGACGAGGCCGTTCTGCTGCACAACCACCCCTCGGTCGTCGCCTTCCTGATCGGCAGCGACAACGCCCCGCCCGCGGACATCGCGAAGCCGTACGCCGACGCGCTGACCGGCGCCGGCTGGTCGGTGCCGATCGTCTCCGCCGCCTCGGACCAGAGCACCGAGCCCACCGGCGACTCCGGCATGAAGATGAACGGCCCCTACGCGTACGTCCCGCCGAACTACTGGTACTCCACCCGGGACGACCAGGGCGGCGCGATCGGCTTCGACTCGGAGACCAGCGCCGGCGAGGCCATCCCGCGGCTGCCCACCCTCCAGTCGATGCTGACGCCCGAGGAGCAGCGGCAGCTCTGGCAGGAGCCGAAGACGCCGCAGTACCACGCGGGCAAGACCGGCTCCCAGTTCTCCGACCTGTCGATCTTCGACAACGCCCTCTCGCACCGCTACGGCGCCCCGACCAGCGTCACCGACTACGTGCGCAAGGCGCAGCTCGCGAACTACGAGGCGACCCGCGCGCAGTTCGAGGCGTTCGGCAGCAAGGCCGCCGCGGACAAGCCCGCGACGGGCGTCATCTACTGGATGCTGAACAACGCCTGGCCCAGCCTCCACTGGCACCTGTTCGACTACGACCTCGACCAGGCGGGCGGCTACTTCGGCGCCAAGAAGGCGAACGAGCCCGTGCACGTCCAGTTCGCGTACGACACCTCGGCGGTCCAGGTCGTCAACCACACCCCGGACGCGACGGGCAAGCTGACCGCCCGGGTGCGCGTACGCGACATGGACGGCACCGTGCGGCAGGACCAGCAGGCGAAGGTCAACCCGGTGCCGGGCGGGCACACCTCCGACGCCCTCACCCTCAAGCCGCCGTCCGGCCTGACCACCGCCTACTTCGTGGAGCTCACCCTGAGCGACGCGAACGGCAAGGAGGTCAGCCGCAACGTCTACTGGAACTCCACCGAGCCCGACGTCCTCGACAACGCCAAGACCACCTGGTACTACACGCCGGAGAGCTCCTACGCCGACCTGACGGGCCTTGCGAAGCTGGGCGACGCGGACGTCCGGGCGACGGCGGAGTCCGGCGTGGGGCCCGGCGTGCGGGCCGCCCTCGCGAAGTCGCCGGCGCCAGGTGGCCAGGCGACGACCCGGGTGACCCTGCGGAACGACGGGAAGGTGCCCGCCGTCGGCCTGCACGCCGGCATGGTCGGCGCCCGGCACGGGGCCGCGGTGGCGCCGGTGTCGTGGAGCGACGACGACATCACCCTCTTCCCCGGCCAGCAGATCACGCTGACCGCCACCTACCGCCCCGCCGACCTGCACGGGGACACCCCGGCGGTGGAGCTGTCCGGCTTCAACGTGCCGACGGCGAAGGCGGTGGCGGCGCGGGGCTGA
- a CDS encoding alpha/beta fold hydrolase: MTVIAMADGRRLDIAVTGPEGGIPLVFHHGTPGGVPPARGLEREVHKRGLRYVSFSRAGYGSSTRAPGRDVVDVAQDVRTLLDHLGAARCLVAGASGGGPHALATAARLADRAAGVLVVAGIAPYGVPGLDFLAGMGEQNVEELGLALEGEAALRPYLEKEAVGMRDTDPEGLVAALRTLLPEVDRAVLSAEFGEDLVAQCAEGLRPGVDGWLDDDLAFTRPWGFSLDEITVPAFVWQGSEDLMVPFAHGQWLAANVPGAVPHLEEGEGHLSVLVGAADRMLDELVQVL, translated from the coding sequence ATGACAGTGATCGCGATGGCTGACGGCCGCCGACTCGACATAGCCGTGACCGGGCCCGAGGGCGGGATCCCGCTGGTTTTCCATCACGGCACGCCCGGCGGCGTACCGCCGGCCCGCGGCCTGGAACGTGAAGTCCACAAGCGGGGACTCAGATATGTGAGCTTTTCACGTGCCGGCTACGGCTCGTCCACGCGTGCGCCGGGCCGCGATGTCGTGGACGTGGCGCAGGACGTACGGACGCTGCTCGACCACCTCGGTGCTGCCCGCTGCCTGGTCGCCGGCGCATCCGGCGGCGGGCCGCACGCCCTGGCCACGGCGGCACGGCTGGCCGATCGGGCCGCCGGGGTACTGGTCGTCGCGGGTATCGCGCCCTACGGCGTACCGGGCCTGGACTTCCTGGCCGGAATGGGAGAGCAGAACGTCGAGGAACTGGGGCTGGCGCTGGAGGGTGAGGCCGCGCTGCGCCCGTACCTGGAGAAGGAGGCGGTGGGAATGCGCGACACCGATCCGGAAGGGCTCGTGGCCGCACTGAGGACCCTGCTGCCCGAGGTCGACCGGGCGGTCCTGTCGGCGGAGTTCGGCGAGGACCTGGTGGCGCAGTGCGCCGAGGGGCTGCGGCCCGGCGTGGACGGCTGGCTCGACGACGACCTCGCGTTCACCAGACCCTGGGGATTCTCGCTGGACGAGATCACAGTGCCCGCGTTCGTCTGGCAGGGCAGTGAGGACCTGATGGTGCCGTTCGCCCACGGGCAATGGCTCGCCGCGAACGTCCCGGGTGCCGTGCCCCATCTCGAAGAGGGCGAGGGCCACCTCTCGGTGCTCGTGGGCGCCGCCGACCGGATGCTGGACGAACTGGTCCAGGTGCTCTGA
- a CDS encoding ROK family transcriptional regulator, translating into MLNGSTGNDENAAERPAGPVPRSAQAAPPGAEPLPPAAESGRARSAESGQPGADPVPPAAEPDPDRPAESPPDPAGRAARASEPTGRPWNRTVLRSNNERMLLEALRAAGTTSRAELARATGLSKPTVSTALASLERAGLVRRTGEVARGQGRGRAAVLYEADPEAGFVLGVDVGRRWLRIAAADLDGRVVGRRDAPNTARTASAMVRDAARLARAVAEEAGLSWSQVVHTVVGSPGVTDPGTRRVRYAVNLPGWGRTGLVERLRAELGTGLDVMNDANLAALGEYALGAGQGARLFAYLWVGTGLGAGIVSDGKLFRGRHGAAGEIAYLPLSPLPDSAEKPSAEERTAGRAAYSTSTVPRGPMEDAVSADAVVRLAHALGMPAGTIRTAKDVFAAARAGDAVARAVVEREAARLAHAVAALSAVLDPELVVLGGGVGRNGDLLLGPLRRTLHSLTPLRPRVVSSTLGDDAVLLGAVALAADAARERVFDTRNGSGTA; encoded by the coding sequence ATGCTGAACGGTTCGACGGGGAACGACGAGAACGCCGCGGAGCGCCCTGCCGGGCCCGTGCCGCGTTCCGCGCAGGCCGCGCCGCCCGGCGCGGAGCCCCTGCCGCCCGCGGCGGAGTCCGGCCGGGCTCGTTCGGCGGAGTCCGGACAGCCCGGTGCCGATCCCGTGCCACCTGCTGCCGAGCCCGACCCGGATCGACCGGCGGAGTCCCCGCCCGACCCGGCCGGGCGGGCGGCGCGGGCGTCCGAGCCCACCGGGCGGCCCTGGAACCGCACCGTGCTGCGGAGCAACAACGAGCGCATGCTGCTGGAGGCGCTGCGGGCCGCCGGCACCACCTCGCGGGCCGAACTGGCGCGCGCCACCGGCCTGTCCAAGCCCACCGTCTCCACCGCGCTGGCCAGCCTGGAGCGGGCCGGCCTCGTGCGCCGCACCGGCGAGGTCGCGCGGGGCCAGGGGCGCGGCCGGGCCGCCGTGCTCTACGAGGCGGATCCCGAGGCCGGCTTCGTGCTCGGCGTCGATGTGGGCCGCCGCTGGCTGCGCATCGCCGCCGCGGACCTGGACGGCCGGGTGGTCGGCCGCCGGGACGCGCCCAACACCGCCCGCACCGCGAGCGCGATGGTCCGCGACGCCGCCCGGCTGGCGCGTGCGGTCGCCGAGGAGGCCGGGCTCTCCTGGTCGCAGGTGGTGCACACGGTCGTCGGCAGCCCCGGGGTCACCGATCCGGGCACGCGGCGGGTGCGGTACGCGGTCAACCTCCCCGGCTGGGGGCGCACCGGCCTCGTCGAACGGCTCCGGGCGGAGCTGGGCACCGGCCTGGACGTGATGAACGACGCCAACCTGGCCGCCCTCGGCGAGTACGCGCTCGGCGCCGGGCAGGGCGCGCGGCTCTTCGCCTACCTCTGGGTCGGCACCGGCCTCGGCGCCGGCATCGTCAGCGACGGCAAGCTGTTCCGGGGGCGGCACGGGGCGGCGGGCGAGATCGCCTACCTGCCGCTCTCGCCGCTGCCCGACAGCGCGGAGAAGCCGTCGGCCGAGGAGCGGACGGCCGGCCGGGCCGCCTACTCCACCAGCACCGTGCCGCGCGGGCCGATGGAGGACGCGGTCAGCGCGGACGCGGTGGTGCGGCTCGCCCACGCGCTGGGGATGCCGGCCGGCACCATCAGGACCGCGAAGGACGTGTTCGCCGCGGCCCGGGCGGGCGATGCCGTGGCTCGGGCGGTCGTCGAGCGCGAGGCCGCGCGCCTCGCGCACGCGGTGGCGGCGCTGTCCGCGGTGCTCGATCCCGAGCTGGTGGTGCTGGGGGGCGGGGTCGGGCGGAACGGGGACCTGCTGCTGGGGCCGTTGCGGAGGACGTTGCACTCGCTGACGCCGCTTCGGCCTCGCGTGGTGTCGTCCACGCTCGGGGATGACGCGGTGCTGCTCGGGGCGGTGGCGCTGGCGGCGGACGCGGCGCGGGAGAGGGTGTTCGACACGCGTAACGGTTCCGGGACGGCCTGA
- a CDS encoding APC family permease: MADTEQKPAPADPGFVRRIGQFQASAINMSQMVGVGPFITIPAMVLAFGGPQAVIGWVAGAVLALADGLIWAELGAAMPGAGGSYIYLREAFQYRTGRLMPFLFTWTAMLFIPLIMSTGVAGFVQYLTYLWPSMSSGQGDLVGLAMCLVVLVLLWRRIESIGRLATGLWVIMIVSVACVIIASFTHFHAHDAFTYPAGAFSLGSSTFWLGFAAGLTIGIYDYLGYNTTAYLGAEIKNPGRVIPRSIVLAIFGVMTIYLLMQIGTLGVVNWKDMIDPNNPASQSVASVVLEKAWGKTTAQVVTGLILITAFTSVFAGLLGGSRVPYDAARDKVFFRQFGRLHPKHRFPVLSLVAMVVITAAAFLISRHLGTSAKTPPLTVLITLLTTVMVIVQSFAQVAAVTVLRKRQPTLKRPYRMWLYPLPSLVALAGWLSVYVFADKNNHGLHPIEWSLAWVALGAIAFLIWARVEKVWPFGPKEIHENFLTVPAAGTAPGDQAGGLPDSPQETV, from the coding sequence ATGGCCGACACGGAGCAGAAGCCCGCGCCGGCCGATCCCGGGTTCGTCCGCAGGATCGGCCAGTTCCAGGCGAGTGCCATCAATATGAGCCAGATGGTCGGCGTGGGCCCGTTCATCACCATCCCCGCGATGGTGCTGGCCTTCGGCGGCCCCCAGGCGGTGATCGGCTGGGTCGCGGGCGCCGTCCTGGCGCTCGCCGACGGACTGATCTGGGCGGAGCTGGGCGCCGCGATGCCGGGCGCGGGCGGCTCGTACATCTATCTCCGCGAGGCGTTCCAGTACCGCACGGGACGGCTGATGCCGTTCCTGTTCACCTGGACCGCCATGCTCTTCATCCCGCTGATCATGTCGACCGGCGTGGCGGGCTTCGTGCAGTACCTCACGTACCTCTGGCCGTCCATGAGCAGCGGGCAGGGCGACCTGGTGGGTCTTGCGATGTGCCTGGTCGTGCTCGTGCTGCTGTGGCGGCGGATCGAGTCCATCGGCCGGCTCGCCACGGGGCTCTGGGTGATCATGATCGTCAGCGTGGCGTGCGTGATCATCGCCTCGTTCACCCACTTCCACGCCCATGACGCCTTCACCTACCCGGCGGGCGCGTTCTCGCTCGGCAGCTCCACGTTCTGGCTGGGCTTCGCGGCCGGCCTGACCATCGGCATCTACGACTACCTGGGCTACAACACCACCGCGTACCTGGGCGCCGAGATCAAGAACCCCGGGCGGGTGATCCCCCGGTCCATCGTCCTCGCGATCTTCGGCGTCATGACGATCTACCTGCTGATGCAGATCGGCACGCTCGGGGTGGTCAACTGGAAGGACATGATCGACCCGAACAACCCGGCGTCGCAGTCCGTGGCGTCCGTGGTGCTGGAGAAGGCGTGGGGCAAGACGACCGCGCAGGTCGTCACCGGGCTGATCCTGATCACCGCCTTCACCTCGGTCTTCGCCGGGCTGCTCGGCGGCTCCCGGGTGCCCTACGACGCGGCGCGGGACAAGGTCTTCTTCCGGCAGTTCGGGCGGCTGCACCCGAAGCACCGCTTCCCGGTGCTGAGCCTGGTCGCGATGGTCGTGATCACCGCCGCCGCCTTCCTGATCAGCCGCCACCTGGGCACCTCGGCCAAGACGCCCCCGCTGACCGTGCTGATCACGCTGCTGACCACCGTCATGGTGATCGTCCAGTCCTTCGCCCAGGTCGCCGCCGTCACCGTGCTGCGCAAGCGGCAGCCCACGCTCAAGCGCCCGTACCGGATGTGGCTCTACCCGCTGCCCAGCCTGGTCGCGCTGGCGGGATGGCTGAGCGTGTACGTCTTCGCCGACAAGAACAACCACGGGCTGCACCCCATCGAGTGGTCGCTCGCCTGGGTGGCCCTGGGTGCGATCGCGTTCCTGATATGGGCCCGCGTCGAGAAGGTGTGGCCGTTCGGCCCGAAGGAGATCCACGAGAACTTCCTGACCGTGCCCGCCGCCGGGACCGCCCCCGGCGACCAGGCCGGCGGCCTGCCCGACTCCCCGCAGGAGACCGTGTGA
- a CDS encoding ROK family protein, with protein sequence MTRVPPPHRAAPAVGGAGAAVRAGATAAIEPTGLEEVAGPIAPRRAGVPDPDGGGLDFVLGIDVGGTKVAVATAARDGRVLRRTRIDTDASRGALQTVERALDTAERLRAETSAETGGRCLGAGVASPGVVHEDRVLMAPNIPGWGELSLPALVREHLDIAEVAAANDVKAAGLAEARWGALRGVDPGIYLNLGTGLAAALVVGGRVLGGAHNAAGEIGYLLRGPHDTAGAASDRAPLEEYFSGMGLARRGAELLGGSPTAADLFGSTEPRVRELVDEALDQLAVHVANLATTLDPQRIAVGGGMMRSAERIFPVLRARLGEAVPFPPELVPSAYPNDSALHGALALILDALGLPATLTDEVA encoded by the coding sequence GTGACCCGCGTTCCTCCGCCGCACCGCGCGGCCCCCGCCGTCGGAGGGGCCGGTGCGGCAGTCCGGGCGGGTGCCACCGCCGCCATCGAACCGACGGGCCTGGAGGAGGTGGCCGGCCCGATCGCGCCCCGCCGGGCCGGCGTGCCCGATCCGGACGGCGGCGGCCTGGACTTCGTGCTCGGCATCGACGTCGGCGGCACCAAGGTCGCCGTCGCCACCGCCGCCCGCGACGGGCGGGTGCTGCGGCGGACCAGGATCGACACGGACGCCTCCCGGGGCGCCCTCCAGACGGTCGAACGCGCCCTGGACACCGCGGAACGGCTGCGCGCGGAGACCTCGGCCGAGACCGGTGGACGGTGCCTGGGCGCGGGCGTCGCCAGCCCCGGCGTCGTCCACGAGGACCGGGTCCTCATGGCCCCCAACATCCCCGGCTGGGGCGAGCTTTCGCTGCCCGCCCTGGTCAGGGAGCACCTGGACATCGCGGAGGTCGCCGCCGCCAACGACGTCAAGGCGGCCGGGCTCGCGGAGGCCCGCTGGGGCGCGCTGCGCGGCGTGGACCCGGGCATCTACCTCAACCTGGGCACGGGGCTCGCCGCGGCGCTGGTCGTCGGCGGCCGGGTGCTCGGCGGCGCGCACAACGCCGCCGGCGAGATCGGCTACCTGCTGCGCGGCCCGCACGACACGGCCGGCGCCGCCTCGGACCGGGCCCCGTTGGAGGAGTACTTCTCCGGGATGGGCCTGGCCCGCCGGGGCGCCGAGCTGCTGGGCGGCAGCCCGACCGCCGCGGACCTCTTCGGCTCCACGGAGCCACGGGTCCGGGAGCTGGTGGACGAGGCGCTGGACCAGCTCGCGGTGCACGTGGCCAACCTCGCGACGACCCTGGACCCGCAGCGGATCGCCGTGGGCGGCGGCATGATGCGCTCGGCGGAGCGGATCTTCCCGGTGCTCCGGGCGCGGCTGGGCGAGGCCGTGCCCTTCCCGCCCGAGCTGGTCCCGAGCGCCTACCCGAACGACTCCGCCCTGCACGGCGCCCTCGCCCTGATCCTGGACGCCCTCGGCCTGCCGGCGACGTTGACGGACGAGGTGGCGTAG
- a CDS encoding cold-shock protein codes for MAQGTVKWFNAEKGFGFIEQDGGGPDVFAHYSNIAAQGFRELQDGQRVSFDVTQGQKGPQAENIVPA; via the coding sequence ATGGCACAGGGAACCGTGAAGTGGTTCAACGCCGAAAAGGGTTTCGGCTTCATCGAGCAGGACGGCGGCGGTCCCGACGTCTTCGCTCACTACTCGAACATCGCCGCCCAGGGCTTCCGTGAGCTCCAGGACGGCCAGCGGGTCTCCTTCGACGTCACGCAGGGCCAGAAGGGCCCGCAGGCGGAGAACATCGTCCCCGCCTGA
- a CDS encoding DEAD/DEAH box helicase produces the protein MARRPQKPNRRPSSPRPSASSPRDFRLPENTTPALPAARDFADLDMPEGLLKTLTAQGVTTPFPIQAATLPNSLAGRDLLGRGRTGSGKTLAFGLALLARTAGQRAESKAPLALVLVPTRELAQQVTEALTPYATAVNLRLATVVGGLSIAKQAGALRRGADVLVATPGRLNDLVERGDCRLDQVGITVLDEADQMTDMGFLPQITRLIQQVRPDGQRMLFSATLDRNIDRLVQRFLTDPVVHSVDPSAGAVDTMEHHVLHVQDETDKKAVTTRIAARDGRVLLFLDTKRSADRLAKRLLAVGVRAAALHGGRSQPQRNRTLEQFKNGQVTALVATNVAARGIHIDDLDLVVNVDPPTDHKDYLHRGGRTARAGGSGSVVTLVLPTQKRDVSRLMSDAGIRPRTASITSSDAQLATITGAREPSGLAVTIEAPRPATPASSRPDRKTGANPGRRSSRRRRGGTGAKPAAAATGGTGGRGSDRRSGRR, from the coding sequence ATGGCCCGTAGACCACAGAAACCGAACCGGCGTCCCTCGTCCCCCAGGCCGTCCGCCTCATCGCCGAGGGACTTCCGGCTGCCGGAGAACACGACCCCCGCACTGCCCGCCGCCCGGGACTTCGCCGACCTCGACATGCCCGAGGGGCTGCTGAAGACCCTCACCGCGCAGGGCGTGACCACCCCCTTCCCCATCCAGGCCGCCACGCTGCCCAACTCGCTCGCCGGCCGCGACCTGCTGGGGCGCGGACGCACCGGCTCCGGCAAGACCCTCGCGTTCGGCCTCGCGCTGCTGGCGCGCACGGCCGGGCAGCGCGCGGAGTCCAAGGCACCTCTCGCCCTCGTGCTGGTCCCCACCCGGGAGCTCGCCCAGCAGGTGACGGAGGCGCTGACCCCCTACGCGACGGCGGTGAACCTCCGGCTGGCCACCGTGGTCGGCGGGCTGTCCATCGCCAAGCAGGCGGGTGCGCTCCGGCGCGGCGCCGACGTGCTCGTGGCGACCCCCGGCAGGCTCAACGACCTCGTGGAACGCGGGGACTGCCGGCTCGACCAGGTGGGCATCACGGTGCTGGACGAGGCCGACCAGATGACCGACATGGGCTTCCTGCCGCAGATCACCAGGCTGATCCAGCAGGTGCGGCCCGACGGGCAGCGCATGCTGTTCTCGGCCACCCTCGACCGCAACATCGACCGCCTGGTGCAGCGGTTCCTGACCGATCCCGTGGTGCACTCCGTGGACCCGTCCGCCGGTGCCGTCGACACCATGGAGCACCACGTGCTCCACGTCCAGGACGAGACCGACAAGAAGGCCGTCACCACGCGCATCGCGGCCCGCGACGGCCGGGTGCTGCTCTTCCTCGACACCAAGAGGTCGGCCGACCGGCTCGCCAAGCGGCTCCTGGCCGTCGGCGTGCGTGCCGCGGCACTGCACGGGGGCCGTTCACAGCCGCAGCGCAACCGCACCCTGGAACAGTTCAAGAACGGCCAGGTCACCGCCCTGGTGGCGACGAACGTCGCGGCCCGGGGCATACACATCGACGACCTCGACCTCGTCGTGAACGTCGATCCCCCCACCGACCACAAGGACTACCTCCACCGCGGCGGCCGCACCGCCCGCGCCGGCGGCTCCGGCAGCGTCGTCACGCTGGTCCTGCCCACCCAGAAGCGGGACGTCAGCCGGCTCATGTCGGACGCCGGCATCCGCCCCCGCACGGCCAGCATCACGTCGAGCGACGCGCAACTGGCCACCATCACAGGCGCCCGCGAGCCCTCCGGCCTGGCCGTCACCATCGAGGCCCCCCGGCCGGCGACACCGGCGTCGTCCCGCCCGGACCGGAAGACCGGCGCCAACCCCGGCAGGCGGTCCTCCCGCCGGCGCCGCGGCGGCACCGGGGCCAAGCCGGCGGCGGCTGCCACGGGCGGGACGGGAGGCCGCGGTTCCGACCGCCGCAGCGGCCGCCGCTGA